The Brenneria rubrifaciens genome has a window encoding:
- a CDS encoding adenylosuccinate synthase, which translates to MGKNVVVLGTQWGDEGKGKVVDLLTERAKYVVRYQGGHNAGHTLVINGEKTVLHLIPSGILRENVTSIIGNGVVLAPDALMKEMTDLEARGVPVRERLLLSEACPLILPYHVALDNAREKARGTRAIGTTGRGIGPAYEDKVARRGLRVGDLFDKETFAVKLKEIVEYHNFQLVNYYKVEAVDYQKVLDDVLAIADILTAMVVDVSDLLYKAHLRGDFVMFEGAQGTLLDIDHGTYPYVTSSNTTAGGVATGSGLGPRYVDYVLGIVKAYSTRVGAGPFPTELFDDVGEYLTQKGNEFGATTGRRRRTGWLDAVAVRRAVQINSLSGFCMTKLDVLDGLKEVKICVGYRMPDGREVDTTPLAADGWEGIEPVYETLPGWSESTFGVQERSKLPQTALNYIKRVEEVTGIPVDIISTGPDRSETIVLRDPFSV; encoded by the coding sequence ATGGGTAAGAACGTCGTCGTACTGGGCACTCAATGGGGTGACGAAGGTAAAGGTAAGGTCGTCGACCTGCTGACTGAACGGGCTAAATATGTTGTGCGCTACCAGGGTGGCCACAATGCTGGTCATACTCTGGTTATCAACGGTGAAAAAACCGTTCTTCATTTAATTCCTTCGGGTATTCTGCGTGAAAATGTCACCAGCATCATCGGTAACGGTGTGGTGCTGGCGCCTGACGCACTGATGAAGGAAATGACGGATCTTGAAGCGCGTGGCGTCCCGGTACGTGAACGTTTGCTGCTCTCTGAAGCTTGTCCGTTGATTCTTCCTTATCATGTTGCGCTGGATAACGCGCGTGAAAAGGCGCGTGGCACCAGGGCAATTGGCACCACCGGTCGTGGTATCGGCCCGGCTTATGAAGATAAAGTCGCGCGTCGTGGTCTGCGAGTGGGCGATCTGTTCGACAAAGAAACGTTTGCCGTTAAGTTGAAAGAGATCGTTGAATACCACAACTTTCAGTTGGTTAACTACTATAAAGTCGAAGCGGTTGATTACCAGAAAGTGTTGGATGACGTTCTGGCGATTGCTGATATTCTGACCGCTATGGTGGTCGATGTTTCCGACCTGCTGTACAAAGCACACTTGCGTGGCGATTTTGTTATGTTCGAAGGGGCGCAGGGTACGCTGCTGGACATCGATCACGGTACTTATCCTTATGTGACATCTTCCAATACCACGGCAGGTGGCGTGGCGACCGGTTCCGGTCTGGGTCCACGTTACGTTGATTACGTCCTGGGTATTGTAAAAGCCTATTCTACCCGCGTTGGCGCGGGCCCATTCCCAACCGAGCTGTTTGATGATGTCGGCGAATATCTTACCCAGAAAGGGAATGAATTCGGCGCAACGACGGGTCGCCGTCGCCGAACGGGCTGGCTTGATGCGGTTGCTGTTCGCCGCGCGGTACAGATTAATTCCCTGTCCGGTTTCTGCATGACCAAACTGGATGTGCTGGATGGTCTGAAAGAGGTCAAAATCTGTGTGGGATATCGTATGCCTGATGGCCGCGAAGTGGATACCACACCGTTGGCCGCAGACGGCTGGGAAGGGATTGAGCCGGTTTACGAAACACTGCCGGGTTGGTCTGAAAGCACCTTTGGTGTTCAAGAGCGCAGCAAATTACCTCAGACGGCGCTGAACTACATTAAACGTGTGGAAGAAGTCACTGGCATTCCGGTGGACATTATTTCTACTGGCCCGGATCGTAGTGAAACGATTGTTCTGCGCGATCCGTTTAGCGTTTGA
- a CDS encoding DUF2065 domain-containing protein, producing the protein MNATVWMALGLVLIIEGLGPLLFPRIWRRMILAMAQLPDNTLRRFGGGIVVAGCVIYYMLRSRIEG; encoded by the coding sequence ATGAATGCAACCGTGTGGATGGCTCTGGGGCTGGTGTTGATTATCGAAGGGCTGGGCCCCTTGCTGTTTCCCCGTATCTGGCGGCGCATGATCCTAGCGATGGCACAGTTGCCTGATAACACATTACGGCGTTTTGGCGGAGGGATAGTGGTTGCCGGATGTGTGATCTACTATATGTTGCGTAGCCGAATAGAGGGCTAA
- the hflC gene encoding protease modulator HflC, giving the protein MRKPLLFILILVLMVVYASLFVVQEGQRGIVMRFGKVLRDDENKPLIYAPGLQFKIPFIDSVKMLDARIQTMENQADRFITKEQKDLIIDSYIKWRISDFSRYYLATGGGDVSQAEVLLKRKFSDRLRSEIGRLDLRGIVTDSRGQLMTDVRNALNTGTGETTEADNAIASAAARVAQETTGAQPHVNPNSMAALGIEVIDVRIKQINLPTEVSDAIYQRMRAEREAVARRHRSQGQEEAEKLKATADYEVTRTLAEAERQGRITRGEGDAEAAKLFASAFSEDPDFYSFIRSLRAYESSFSSNQDVMVLSPDSDFFRYMKSPETTLRR; this is encoded by the coding sequence ATGCGTAAGCCCTTACTATTTATCCTGATCCTGGTACTGATGGTGGTCTATGCGTCACTGTTTGTAGTGCAGGAAGGCCAGCGCGGCATCGTGATGCGTTTTGGCAAAGTGTTGCGTGATGATGAGAATAAACCTCTTATTTATGCCCCGGGACTACAGTTTAAAATTCCGTTCATTGATTCGGTGAAAATGCTGGATGCCCGTATTCAGACTATGGAAAATCAGGCCGATCGCTTTATCACTAAAGAGCAGAAAGACCTGATCATTGACTCCTATATCAAATGGCGGATCAGCGATTTCAGCCGCTATTATCTAGCGACGGGCGGAGGGGATGTCTCTCAGGCGGAGGTGCTGCTCAAGCGTAAATTCAGTGACCGTCTGCGTTCCGAGATCGGTCGTCTGGATTTGCGAGGCATCGTTACCGACTCCCGTGGTCAGTTGATGACCGATGTGCGCAATGCATTGAACACCGGGACCGGTGAAACCACCGAAGCCGATAACGCGATTGCTTCGGCCGCTGCACGTGTTGCACAGGAGACGACTGGCGCGCAGCCTCATGTTAACCCTAACAGTATGGCTGCGTTGGGTATTGAAGTGATTGATGTGCGGATTAAACAGATTAACCTGCCGACGGAAGTCTCAGATGCCATCTACCAACGTATGCGTGCGGAACGTGAAGCGGTAGCGCGCCGCCACCGTTCACAAGGCCAGGAAGAAGCGGAGAAATTAAAAGCCACTGCCGACTATGAGGTCACCCGTACGCTGGCGGAAGCTGAGCGTCAGGGACGTATCACCCGTGGTGAAGGCGATGCGGAAGCGGCAAAATTGTTTGCCAGCGCATTCAGCGAAGATCCTGATTTTTACTCTTTCATTCGTAGCTTGCGTGCGTATGAAAGTAGCTTCAGTTCTAATCAGGACGTAATGGTATTGAGCCCGGACAGTGATTTCTTCCGCTATATGAAATCGCCGGAGACGACGCTTCGTCGTTAA
- the hflK gene encoding FtsH protease activity modulator HflK, translated as MAWNQPGNNGQDRDPWGSSNNNSGNSGGNNNKGGRDQGPPDLDDIFRKLSKKLSDLGGGRGSGSNGGTSGGSGLGGRVVGIVAVAAVVIWAASGFYTIKEAERGVVTRFGKFSHQVDPGLNWKPTFIDSVRAVNVESVRELATSGVMLTSDENVVRVEMNVQYRVTEPERYLFSVTNADDSLRQATDSALRGVIGKYTMDKILTEGRTIVRTDTQRVLEETVRPYNMGITLLDVNFQTARPPEEVKAAFDDAIAARENEQQYIREAEAYANEVQPRANGQAQRILEESRAYKTRTVLEAQGEVARFARVLPEYKAAPEITRERLYIETMERVLSHTRKVLVNDKGGNLMVLPLDQMLRGADSGESNSNSNSNSSSANPLRLPATSGNSSASSNQTRSGNSGNIMDQRRANAQRDDVTRVGRE; from the coding sequence ATGGCGTGGAATCAGCCCGGTAATAACGGACAGGACCGCGACCCGTGGGGGAGCAGCAATAATAATAGCGGCAACTCTGGCGGAAATAACAATAAAGGTGGCCGAGATCAGGGGCCACCGGATTTGGACGATATCTTCCGTAAACTGAGTAAAAAACTCAGCGATCTGGGAGGCGGAAGAGGTTCGGGTTCCAACGGCGGTACTTCCGGCGGTTCTGGTCTTGGCGGCCGGGTAGTCGGGATTGTGGCCGTCGCTGCTGTCGTCATCTGGGCGGCCAGCGGCTTTTATACCATCAAAGAAGCCGAGCGCGGCGTCGTTACGCGTTTTGGTAAATTCAGCCATCAGGTTGATCCTGGCCTTAACTGGAAGCCCACGTTTATTGATTCTGTCAGAGCCGTTAACGTGGAATCCGTACGTGAACTGGCAACGTCTGGCGTAATGTTGACCTCGGACGAGAATGTCGTTCGTGTGGAAATGAATGTCCAGTATCGGGTGACGGAACCGGAACGCTATCTGTTCAGCGTGACGAATGCGGATGACAGTCTGCGTCAGGCCACAGACAGCGCTTTGCGCGGCGTGATCGGTAAATACACGATGGATAAAATCCTGACTGAAGGCCGGACCATCGTGCGAACCGATACCCAACGTGTATTGGAGGAAACGGTACGACCTTACAACATGGGAATCACCCTGCTGGACGTCAACTTCCAGACGGCACGTCCGCCGGAAGAGGTCAAGGCCGCGTTTGATGACGCCATTGCCGCCCGAGAAAACGAGCAGCAATACATTCGTGAAGCAGAAGCGTATGCGAACGAGGTTCAGCCGCGCGCGAATGGTCAAGCTCAGCGTATTCTGGAGGAGTCGCGCGCGTACAAAACGCGTACCGTTCTGGAAGCCCAAGGTGAAGTGGCTCGTTTTGCCAGAGTGTTGCCGGAATACAAAGCCGCGCCTGAGATTACTCGTGAGCGTTTGTATATTGAAACGATGGAGCGTGTTCTAAGCCATACCCGTAAGGTGCTGGTCAATGATAAAGGCGGCAACCTGATGGTGTTGCCGTTGGATCAGATGCTGCGCGGAGCGGACAGCGGCGAAAGCAACAGCAACAGCAATAGCAATAGCAGCAGCGCCAATCCGCTGCGTTTACCGGCAACATCGGGTAACAGTAGTGCGAGCAGTAATCAGACGCGAAGCGGTAACAGCGGAAATATCATGGATCAGCGCAGAGCGAATGCGCAGCGTGATGATGTCACTCGAGTAGGGAGAGAATAA
- the hflX gene encoding ribosome rescue GTPase HflX translates to MFDRYEAGERAILVHIYFSQDKDSEDLLEFESLVSSAGIESLQVITGSRKAPHPKYFVGEGKAEEIAQVVKETDAFVVLFDHALTPAQERNLERLCECRVIDRTGLILDIFAQRARTHEGKLQVELAQLRHLATRLVRGWTHLERQKGGIGLRGPGETQLETDRRLLRNRISQILSRLDRVEKQREQGRRARVRADVPTVSLVGYTNAGKSTLFNRITSAGVYAADQLFATLDPTLRRIEVDDVGDTVLADTVGFIRQLPHDLVAAFKATLQETRQASLLLHVVDAADPRLDENIDAVDTVLAEIEADEIPALLVMNKIDMLEDFTPRIDRNEENLPVRVWLSAQTGEGIPLLFQALTERLSGEIAQYTLSLPPQAGRLRSRFYQLQAIEKEWIEEDGKIGLVIRMPIADWHRLCKREQELTDYIA, encoded by the coding sequence TTGTTTGACCGTTATGAAGCCGGTGAACGGGCCATACTAGTTCATATTTACTTCTCGCAAGATAAAGATTCGGAAGATCTGCTGGAGTTCGAGTCTCTGGTGTCTTCCGCAGGCATTGAGTCGCTACAGGTTATTACCGGCAGTCGTAAGGCACCTCATCCCAAGTATTTTGTTGGTGAAGGCAAAGCCGAAGAAATTGCTCAGGTAGTGAAAGAAACAGATGCTTTTGTGGTGTTGTTTGATCATGCCCTGACACCCGCTCAGGAACGTAATCTTGAGCGCTTGTGTGAGTGCCGGGTCATTGATCGCACCGGATTGATTCTGGATATTTTTGCCCAACGCGCACGCACCCATGAAGGTAAATTGCAGGTAGAGTTGGCGCAATTGCGTCATCTCGCTACGCGTCTGGTTCGTGGCTGGACGCACCTTGAGCGTCAAAAAGGTGGGATCGGCTTACGCGGCCCGGGGGAAACCCAGCTTGAAACGGACCGTCGTTTGCTACGTAATCGCATCAGCCAGATTTTATCCCGGCTTGATCGGGTGGAAAAACAACGTGAGCAGGGACGACGGGCGCGAGTACGCGCGGATGTGCCGACCGTCTCATTGGTGGGATATACCAACGCCGGTAAATCGACGTTGTTTAACCGAATCACATCGGCGGGCGTGTATGCCGCCGATCAGTTATTTGCTACGCTGGACCCGACATTGCGCCGTATTGAGGTGGATGATGTCGGGGATACGGTGTTGGCGGATACCGTAGGTTTTATCCGTCAGCTACCGCACGATTTGGTGGCTGCGTTTAAGGCTACATTACAGGAAACGCGTCAGGCTTCCCTGTTACTGCATGTTGTCGATGCCGCCGATCCTCGTCTTGACGAGAATATCGATGCGGTAGATACCGTGCTGGCAGAAATTGAGGCGGATGAAATTCCTGCGCTGTTGGTAATGAACAAGATTGATATGCTGGAGGATTTCACACCGCGTATCGATCGAAACGAAGAAAATTTACCGGTCCGAGTCTGGCTTTCAGCGCAGACCGGTGAAGGTATTCCGTTGCTATTTCAAGCGTTGACTGAGCGTCTATCCGGGGAAATTGCACAATACACATTGTCTCTTCCCCCGCAGGCAGGACGTTTGCGAAGTCGCTTTTACCAGCTTCAGGCAATAGAGAAAGAATGGATTGAAGAGGACGGGAAAATCGGTCTGGTTATCCGTATGCCGATTGCCGACTGGCACCGCCTCTGTAAACGAGAGCAGGAACTGACGGATTATATTGCCTGA
- the hfq gene encoding RNA chaperone Hfq, with protein MAKGQSLQDPFLNALRRERVPVSIYLVNGIKLQGQIESFDQFVILLKNTVSQMVYKHAISTVVPSRPVSHHSNNPGASNYHGNNTAGQQQPQESDDAE; from the coding sequence ATGGCTAAGGGGCAATCTTTGCAAGATCCGTTCTTGAACGCATTGCGTCGCGAACGTGTTCCGGTTTCGATCTATTTGGTTAATGGTATCAAGTTGCAAGGTCAGATTGAGTCTTTCGATCAGTTTGTCATTTTGTTAAAAAATACGGTGAGCCAGATGGTGTATAAGCATGCCATTTCTACCGTTGTTCCATCCCGCCCGGTGTCTCACCATAGCAATAATCCAGGCGCCAGCAACTATCATGGTAACAACACGGCTGGCCAGCAACAGCCACAGGAAAGTGATGACGCTGAATAA
- the miaA gene encoding tRNA (adenosine(37)-N6)-dimethylallyltransferase MiaA, protein MSDFEKTSLPTAIFIMGPTASGKTALAMALRQYLPVELISVDSALIYKGMDIGTAKPSAEELAQAPHRLIDILDPAEFYSAADFRRDALREMAQISASGRIPLLVGGTMLYFKALLEGLSPLPCADAAVRQRIEAQAKEVGWEAMHRQLCEIDPDAAFRIHPNDPQRLSRALEVFFVSGNTLTELTKMSGEALPYQVHQFAIAPAMRELLHQRIELRFHQMLAAGFEAEARALFARKDLHTGLPSIRCVGYRQMWSYLSGEIDYDEMAYRGVCATRQLAKRQITWLRGWDEVCWLDSEKPKEALDKVIQVVSA, encoded by the coding sequence ATGAGTGATTTTGAAAAAACGTCGCTGCCAACCGCCATCTTTATTATGGGGCCGACGGCATCCGGTAAAACGGCGCTGGCGATGGCATTGCGTCAATATTTACCCGTAGAGTTGATTAGTGTGGATTCAGCCCTCATTTATAAAGGGATGGATATCGGAACCGCGAAACCGAGTGCGGAAGAATTGGCTCAGGCGCCGCACCGTTTGATCGATATTCTCGACCCGGCCGAGTTCTATTCGGCTGCGGATTTTCGGCGTGACGCGCTTCGGGAAATGGCGCAAATTAGTGCATCCGGGCGTATCCCCCTGTTGGTCGGGGGCACAATGCTTTACTTTAAAGCCTTGCTTGAAGGGTTGTCTCCCTTGCCTTGTGCTGATGCGGCAGTGCGTCAACGTATTGAAGCGCAGGCGAAAGAGGTGGGTTGGGAAGCCATGCATCGACAGTTATGTGAGATAGATCCGGATGCTGCGTTTCGGATTCATCCAAATGATCCACAGAGACTTTCACGGGCACTGGAAGTTTTTTTCGTTTCAGGTAACACTTTAACTGAATTGACAAAAATGTCTGGTGAAGCGTTGCCGTATCAGGTTCATCAGTTCGCTATCGCCCCGGCGATGCGCGAGTTGTTGCATCAGCGTATTGAACTGCGTTTTCACCAGATGTTGGCGGCGGGTTTTGAGGCGGAGGCCCGGGCGCTTTTTGCACGAAAAGATCTGCATACGGGGTTGCCTTCCATTCGCTGTGTCGGTTATCGCCAGATGTGGTCATATTTATCCGGTGAAATTGATTACGATGAAATGGCTTATCGTGGGGTTTGTGCGACAAGGCAACTTGCCAAGCGACAAATTACCTGGTTGCGTGGTTGGGATGAAGTCTGCTGGTTGGACAGTGAAAAGCCAAAAGAAGCGCTGGACAAGGTAATACAGGTTGTTAGTGCATAG